Proteins co-encoded in one Amaranthus tricolor cultivar Red isolate AtriRed21 chromosome 7, ASM2621246v1, whole genome shotgun sequence genomic window:
- the LOC130817319 gene encoding uncharacterized protein At1g65710 isoform X2 — translation MGCCLSKNDPCSVSLTQQNNPKVEHTNTKYQIAAIETNPNPKEDYKIDKREEERNEGLLPNKKEVFVIHHRKSNDKRSDSDGSVSNSSNSGEAEEIGRNILAAAANGQVVRTSSCTKEEVDAILIQCGRLSRSSSGKGNGNGHGRRYSGSKRSFDFDKENEIVDDSKRKGNGNEGLIDGNCEDDERSRRRHSRGSHRRRTTPSRSRERENQQLTRSGSRERSQSNGRRVSRSPGRRSDSPMNHACNGNGNGRPAKLVSVPATVSSLTMEKAINGNGNENENGDGNGKRVLVKRNVASPRSQSPARALSPARARSPAKGGNGNGGGQQSAAISRNGSRKVEISPCRRTPLNEIDINTLQFHPLSNKKGVLKGKEIEDDIVVVKQPISSVSQNKYGDTNNGKLPTQGNHRRTGSRGAEGYEVTKTNYCRVNAAQTSDHTREQIEANECNAVVTSVVISGTSTEKLPQTLVRSRSARRSRDLDINAEALVTPYPATNYNSLLLQDIQNFHQKKSSNTNESGTPLTLPACVSKACSIVEAVADLNSATTNNNLRTPQESNLSFHNKRLESEDPFVESEVKVGDDLLEPSFHKYVTVRKRGDDEESSGSNSVGGNSHKNWASSSTWEPNSAESTDCWTSKSSTRQESSAVGFQKHAISDGVNDESEKRFSKGAARTRTISSRGTITTSKIVAGSM, via the exons aTGGGTTGTTGTTTGAGCAAGAATGACCCATGTTCTGTTTCATTAACCCAACAAAATAATCCCAAAGTAGAACATACCAACACCAAGTACCAAATTGCTGCGATTGAAACAAACCCTAATCCAAAAGAGGATTATAAGATTGATAagagagaagaagaaagaaatgAGGGTTTATTACCCAATAAGAAGGAAGTATTTGTAATTCATCACAGGAAAAGTAATGATAAGCGTTCAGATTCAGATGGGTCAGTCTCAAATTCATCGAATTCGGGGGAGGCTGAAGAAATCGGGAGGAACATATTAGCAGCAGCAGCAAATGGGCAAGTGGTAAGGACTTCTAGTTGCACGAAGGAAGAAGTTGACGCTATTTTGATTCAATGTGGAAGGCTTAGTAGAAGTTCTTCAGGTAAAGGGAATGGGAATGGGCATGGAAGGAGGTATTCTGGGTCTAAAAGGAGTTTTGATTTTGATAAAGAGAATGAAATTGTTGATGATTCAAAGAGGAAAGGGAATGGAAATGAGGGATTGATTGATGGGAATTGTGAGGATGATGAGAGATCAAGGCGGCGACACTCGAGGGGGTCCCACAGAAGGAGGACAACACCAAGTAGGAGTAGAGAAAGGGAGAATCAACAGTTGACAAGGTCAGGGAGTAGAGAGCGGAGTCAAAGTAATGGAAGAAGGGTTAGTAGATCTCCTGGTAGAAGGTCAGATAGTCCCATGAATCATGCTTGTAATGGGAATGGGAATGGGAGGCCTGCAAAATTAGTGTCAGTTCCTGCAACTGTGAGTTCATTGACAATGGAAAAGGCTATCAATGGGAATGGGAATGAGAATGAGAATGGGGATGGGAATGGGAAGCGGGTTTTGGTGAAGCGAAATGTGGCTTCACCGCGGTCTCAGTCCCCTGCTCGGGCTTTATCCCCTGCACGAGCTCGTTCACCAGCAAAAGGAGGGAATGGGAATGGGGGAGGTCAGCAATCGGCCGCGATTAGTAGGAATGGATCGAGGAAGGTGGAGATTTCGCCTTGTCGGAGAACGCCTTTGAATGAGATTGATATCAATACACTTCAGTTTCATCCACTTTCTAATAAGAAGGGTGTGCTTAAAGGGAAAGAGATTGAGGATGATATTGTGGTTGTTAAGCAGCCTATCAGTTCAGTTTCTCAG AACAAGTATGGTGACACAAACAATGGCAAATTGCCTACTCAGGGAAATCATAGAAGAACAGGCAGTAGAGGGGCAGAAGGGTATGAAGTTACAAAGACCAATTACTGCAGAGTGAATGCAGCTCAAACAAGCGATCACACGAGAGAGCAAATCGAAGCCAACGAATGTAATGCAGTGGTGACTTCAGTCGTAATCTCAGGTACCAGCACGGAGAAATTGCCTCAAACATTGGTTAGAAGTCGGTCTGCAAGGCGATCACGAGATCTAGACATCAACGCTGAGGCGCTTGTCACCCCATATCCCGCTACCAATTACAACTCATTGCTTCTTCAAGACATTCAGAATTTCCACCAGAAGAAAAGTTCTAACACAAACGAGTCTGGCACACCTCTTACACTGCCTGCTTGTGTGAGCAAAGCGTGTTCGATTGTTGAAGCTGTGGCGGACCTAAACTCTGCCACAACTAACAATAATCTTAGAACCCCACAAGAATCTAATCTCTCGTTTCATAACAAGAGGTTGGAATCCGAAGACCCTTTTGTTGAATCTGAGGTAAAAGTCGGTGATGATTTGCTGGAACCGAGTTTTCACAAGTATGTGACGGTAAGGAAGAGGGGCGATGATGAGGAATCATCGGGTAGTAATAGTGTGGGCGGAAATAGTCATAAGAATTGGGCTTCCTCTTCGACATGGGAGCCAAATTCAGCTGAATCGACCGACTGTTGGACGTCTAAGTCTAGCACTCGACAAGAGTCGAGTGCTGTGGGATTTCAAAAACATGCAATATCTGATGGGGTTAATGATGAATCCGAGAAGAGATTCAGCAAAGGGGCAGCTCGAACTAGGACAATTTCGAGTAGAGGGACTATTACAACATCAAAAATAGTTGCTGGTTCGATGTAA
- the LOC130817319 gene encoding uncharacterized protein At1g65710 isoform X1: MGCCLSKNDPCSVSLTQQNNPKVEHTNTKYQIAAIETNPNPKEDYKIDKREEERNEGLLPNKKEVFVIHHRKSNDKRSDSDGSVSNSSNSGEAEEIGRNILAAAANGQVVRTSSCTKEEVDAILIQCGRLSRSSSGKGNGNGHGRRYSGSKRSFDFDKENEIVDDSKRKGNGNEGLIDGNCEDDERSRRRHSRGSHRRRTTPSRSRERENQQLTRSGSRERSQSNGRRVSRSPGRRSDSPMNHACNGNGNGRPAKLVSVPATVSSLTMEKAINGNGNENENGDGNGKRVLVKRNVASPRSQSPARALSPARARSPAKGGNGNGGGQQSAAISRNGSRKVEISPCRRTPLNEIDINTLQFHPLSNKKGVLKGKEIEDDIVVVKQPISSVSQQNKYGDTNNGKLPTQGNHRRTGSRGAEGYEVTKTNYCRVNAAQTSDHTREQIEANECNAVVTSVVISGTSTEKLPQTLVRSRSARRSRDLDINAEALVTPYPATNYNSLLLQDIQNFHQKKSSNTNESGTPLTLPACVSKACSIVEAVADLNSATTNNNLRTPQESNLSFHNKRLESEDPFVESEVKVGDDLLEPSFHKYVTVRKRGDDEESSGSNSVGGNSHKNWASSSTWEPNSAESTDCWTSKSSTRQESSAVGFQKHAISDGVNDESEKRFSKGAARTRTISSRGTITTSKIVAGSM, encoded by the exons aTGGGTTGTTGTTTGAGCAAGAATGACCCATGTTCTGTTTCATTAACCCAACAAAATAATCCCAAAGTAGAACATACCAACACCAAGTACCAAATTGCTGCGATTGAAACAAACCCTAATCCAAAAGAGGATTATAAGATTGATAagagagaagaagaaagaaatgAGGGTTTATTACCCAATAAGAAGGAAGTATTTGTAATTCATCACAGGAAAAGTAATGATAAGCGTTCAGATTCAGATGGGTCAGTCTCAAATTCATCGAATTCGGGGGAGGCTGAAGAAATCGGGAGGAACATATTAGCAGCAGCAGCAAATGGGCAAGTGGTAAGGACTTCTAGTTGCACGAAGGAAGAAGTTGACGCTATTTTGATTCAATGTGGAAGGCTTAGTAGAAGTTCTTCAGGTAAAGGGAATGGGAATGGGCATGGAAGGAGGTATTCTGGGTCTAAAAGGAGTTTTGATTTTGATAAAGAGAATGAAATTGTTGATGATTCAAAGAGGAAAGGGAATGGAAATGAGGGATTGATTGATGGGAATTGTGAGGATGATGAGAGATCAAGGCGGCGACACTCGAGGGGGTCCCACAGAAGGAGGACAACACCAAGTAGGAGTAGAGAAAGGGAGAATCAACAGTTGACAAGGTCAGGGAGTAGAGAGCGGAGTCAAAGTAATGGAAGAAGGGTTAGTAGATCTCCTGGTAGAAGGTCAGATAGTCCCATGAATCATGCTTGTAATGGGAATGGGAATGGGAGGCCTGCAAAATTAGTGTCAGTTCCTGCAACTGTGAGTTCATTGACAATGGAAAAGGCTATCAATGGGAATGGGAATGAGAATGAGAATGGGGATGGGAATGGGAAGCGGGTTTTGGTGAAGCGAAATGTGGCTTCACCGCGGTCTCAGTCCCCTGCTCGGGCTTTATCCCCTGCACGAGCTCGTTCACCAGCAAAAGGAGGGAATGGGAATGGGGGAGGTCAGCAATCGGCCGCGATTAGTAGGAATGGATCGAGGAAGGTGGAGATTTCGCCTTGTCGGAGAACGCCTTTGAATGAGATTGATATCAATACACTTCAGTTTCATCCACTTTCTAATAAGAAGGGTGTGCTTAAAGGGAAAGAGATTGAGGATGATATTGTGGTTGTTAAGCAGCCTATCAGTTCAGTTTCTCAG CAGAACAAGTATGGTGACACAAACAATGGCAAATTGCCTACTCAGGGAAATCATAGAAGAACAGGCAGTAGAGGGGCAGAAGGGTATGAAGTTACAAAGACCAATTACTGCAGAGTGAATGCAGCTCAAACAAGCGATCACACGAGAGAGCAAATCGAAGCCAACGAATGTAATGCAGTGGTGACTTCAGTCGTAATCTCAGGTACCAGCACGGAGAAATTGCCTCAAACATTGGTTAGAAGTCGGTCTGCAAGGCGATCACGAGATCTAGACATCAACGCTGAGGCGCTTGTCACCCCATATCCCGCTACCAATTACAACTCATTGCTTCTTCAAGACATTCAGAATTTCCACCAGAAGAAAAGTTCTAACACAAACGAGTCTGGCACACCTCTTACACTGCCTGCTTGTGTGAGCAAAGCGTGTTCGATTGTTGAAGCTGTGGCGGACCTAAACTCTGCCACAACTAACAATAATCTTAGAACCCCACAAGAATCTAATCTCTCGTTTCATAACAAGAGGTTGGAATCCGAAGACCCTTTTGTTGAATCTGAGGTAAAAGTCGGTGATGATTTGCTGGAACCGAGTTTTCACAAGTATGTGACGGTAAGGAAGAGGGGCGATGATGAGGAATCATCGGGTAGTAATAGTGTGGGCGGAAATAGTCATAAGAATTGGGCTTCCTCTTCGACATGGGAGCCAAATTCAGCTGAATCGACCGACTGTTGGACGTCTAAGTCTAGCACTCGACAAGAGTCGAGTGCTGTGGGATTTCAAAAACATGCAATATCTGATGGGGTTAATGATGAATCCGAGAAGAGATTCAGCAAAGGGGCAGCTCGAACTAGGACAATTTCGAGTAGAGGGACTATTACAACATCAAAAATAGTTGCTGGTTCGATGTAA
- the LOC130817321 gene encoding glyceraldehyde-3-phosphate dehydrogenase A, chloroplastic, with the protein MASNMLSIANPSLRAYNKGFSELSGLTNSSLPFARKGSDDLVSLVAFQTNAVGSSRSSQKGVVEAKLKVAINGFGRIGRNFLRCWHGRKDSPLDVVVINDTGGVKQASHLLKYDSILGTFEADVKAVGDDAISVDGKLIKIVSDRNPSNLPWKDLDIDLVIEGTGVFVDRDGAGKHIQAGAKKVLITAPGKGDIPTYVVGVNEEGYTHSDTIISNASCTTNCLAPFVKVLENKFGIIKGTMTTTHSYTGDQRLLDASHRDLRRARAAALNIVPTSTGAAKAVALVLPSLKGKLNGIALRVPTPNVSVVDLVVQVSKKTFAEEVNAAFRESADNELKGILSVCDEPLVSVDFRCSDVSSTVDSSLTMVMGDDMVKVIAWYDNEWGYSQRVVDLADIVANKWQ; encoded by the exons ATGGCCTCCAACATGCTCTCTATTGCCAACCCTTCTCTCAGG GCCTACAACAAGGGATTTTCTGAACTTTCCGGTCTAACTAACTCATCCCTCCCTTTCGCTCGCAAGGGTTCTGATGACTTGGTGTCTTTAGTGGCTTTCCAGACTAATGCT GTTGGTAGTAGCCGTAGCAGCCAGAAAGGAGTAGTTGAAGCAAAACTTAAGGTAGCAATTAATGGATTTGGAAGGATTGGAAGGAACTTTCTAAGGTGTTGGCATGGAAGGAAGGACTCTCCTCTTGATGTAGTAGTCATCAACGACACTGGAGGTGTGAAACAAGCTTCCCACCTCCTTAAATACGACTCCATCCTTGGTACATTTGAGGCTGATGTTAAGGCTGTCGGAGATGATGCCATTTCTGTCGATGGAAAACTAATCAAAATCGTCTCTGACAGAAACCCTTCCAACCTTCCCTGGAA GGACTTGGATATCGATTTGGTGATTGAAGGAACAGGAGTGTTTGTGGATAGAGATGGAGCAGGGAAGCACATTCAAGCAGGTGCAAAGAAGGTTCTTATCACTGCCCCAGGCAAAGGAGATATCCCTACTTATGTGGTTGGTGTCAATGAGGAAGGTTATACCCATTCAGACACCATTATCAGTAATGCTTCCTGCACAACCAACTGCTTGGCTCCCTTTGTTAAGGTCCTTGAAAACAAATTCG GAATCATCAAGGGAACCATGACCACAACCCACTCCTACACTGGAGATCAAAGACTCCTAGACGCAAGCCACAGGGATCTTAGACGTGCAAGAGCAGCAGCCTTAAACATTGTCCCAACATCCACTGGTGCAGCCAAAGCCGTTGCCTTGGTTCTCCCAAGCCTTAAAGGAAAGCTCAACGGTATTGCACTTCGTGTTCCAACCCCCAACGTATCAGTCGTAGATCTTGTTGTCCAAGTATCGAAGAAAACCTTCGCAGAAGAAGTGAATGCAGCATTCAGAGAGTCTGCAGACAATGAACTCAAAGGCATTCTATCAGTGTGTGATGAGCCACTTGTTTCAGTAGACTTCAGATGCAGTGATGTTTCATCTACTGTTGATTCTTCACTTACTATGGTTATGGGTGATGATATGGTCAAGGTGATTGCTTGGTATGATAATGAATGGGGTTACTCTCAAAGAGTTGTTGATCTTGCTGATATTGTTGCTAACAAATGGCAGtaa
- the LOC130817322 gene encoding tetraspanin-6-like, translating to MHHMLSNKVICFLNLFSLLVSIPIIGAGLWMTKNSTTCQSFLQKPLLIVGLIVLIISLAGFIGSYYQVAWALKVYLVVMLLLIVTLLIITIFGSVVTSQGGGIGVPGRLYREFQFKEYSPWLRDRLKDPLYWNQIRGCIFGSKTCNNLLAWTPFDYLKNDLTPVQSGCCKPPTSCRYEPTAMMMDQDPDCFKWNNNPTLLCYQCDSCKAGVLETIRRDWHKISILNVVVLVLLIAIFFIGCCAFRNTRRAQSNYPYWFGMNKARPRWNFYW from the exons ATGCATCATATGCTAAGCAACAAAGTGATATGTTTCCTAAACCTCTTTTCCCTCCTAGTATCGATTCCGATCATCGGCGCCGGACTATGGATGACCAAAAACAGCACAACATGCCAAAGCTTCCTTCAAAAACCTCTACTAATAGTGGGATTAATTGTACTAATCATCTCCTTAGCAGGGTTTATAGGGTCATACTATCAAGTAGCATGGGCACTAAAAGTGTACTTAGTGGTCATGTTACTACTTATAGTAACTTTGTTGATCATTACTATTTTTGGGTCTGTGGTTACAAGTCAAGGAGGTGGTATTGGAGTACCGGGAAGACTTTATAGGGAGTTCCAATTTAAGGAATACTCCCCTTGGTTAAGGGATAGGTTGAAGGATCCTTTATATTGGAATCAAATTAGAGGATGCATTTTTGGGTCTAAGACTTGTAATAATCTTCTTGCTTGGACTCCTTTTGATTATCTTAAGAATGATTTGACTCCTGTTCAg TCAGGATGCTGTAAACCACCAACATCATGCAGGTACGAGCCAACAGCAATGATGATGGATCAAGATCCGGATTGCTTCAAATGGAACAATAACCCCACCTTGTTATGCTACCAATGTGATTCTTGTAAAGCTGGGGTGCTTGAAACTATTAGAAGGGATTGGCATAAAATCTCTATTCTTAACGTGGTTGTGCTTGTTTTGCTCATTGCCATTTTCTTTATTGGTTGTTGTGCTTTCCGAAACACTCGTCGGGCGCAATCCAATTACCCGTATTGGTTTGGCATGAATAAAGCCCGTCCTAGATGGAACTTCTACTGGTGA